A genomic segment from Mus caroli chromosome 17, CAROLI_EIJ_v1.1, whole genome shotgun sequence encodes:
- the Traf7 gene encoding E3 ubiquitin-protein ligase TRAF7 isoform X4, whose amino-acid sequence METTFGPTFSTVTTITKAADGTGTYKQHRRTPSSSSTLAYSPRDEEDGMPPINTPRRSDSAISVRSLHSESSMSLRSTFSLPEEEEEPEPLVFAEQPSVKLCCQLCCSVFKDPVITTCGHTFCRRCALKSEKCPVDNAKLTVVVNNIAVAEQIGELFIHCRHGCHAAGTGKPGVFEVDPRGCPFTIKLSARKDHESSCDYRPVRCPNNPSCPPLLKMNLEAHLKECEHIKCPHSKYGCTFIGNQDTYETHLETCRFEGLKEFLQQTDDRFHEMHVALAQKDQEIAFLRSMLGKLSEKIDQLEKSLELKFDVLDENQSKLSEDLMEFRRDASMLNDELSHINARLNMGILGSYDPQQIFKCKGTFVGHQGPVWCLCVYSMGDLLFSGSSDKTIKVWDTCTTYKCQKTLEGHDGIVLALCIQGCKLYSGSADCTIIVWDIQTLQKVNTIRAHDNPVCTLVSSHNMLFSGSLKAIKVWDIVGTELKLKKELTGLNHWVRALVAAQSYLYSGSYQTIKIWDIRTLDCIHVLQTSGGSVYSIAVTNHHIVCGTYENLIHVWDIESKEQVRTLTGHVGTVYALAVISTPDQTKVFSASYDRSLRVWSMDNMICTQTLLRHQGSVTALAVSRGRLFSGAVDSTVKVWTC is encoded by the exons CAGCTGATGGGACTGGCACATACAAACAGCATCGCAGGACACCTTCCTCCTCTAGCACCCTTGCCTATTCGCCACGGGATGAGGAGGACGGCATG CCCCCCATCAACACTCCTCGCCGCTCTGACTCAGCCATCTCTGTCCGCTCCCTACACTCCGAGTCCAGCATGTCCCTGCGCTCCACGTTCTCGCtgcctgaggaggaggaggagccg GAGCCGTTGGTATTTGCCGAGCAGCCCTCGGTAAAGCTGTGCTGCCAGCTCTGCTGCAGTGTGTTCAAGGACCCTGTGATCACTACATGTGGG CACACCTTCTGCAGACGATGCGCCTTGAAGTCAG AGAAGTGTCCTGTGGACAATGCCAAGCTGACAGTAGTGGTGAACAACATTGCAGTCGCTGAGCAGATTGGAGAGCTCTTCATCCATTGTCGGCATGGCTGCCACGCAGCGGGCACTGGAAAGCCTGGGGTCTTTGAGGTAGACCCGAGGGGCTGCCCCTTCACCATCAAGCTTAGTGCCCGGAA ggaCCACGAGAGTAGTTGTGACTACAGGCCTGTGCGCTGCCCCAACAACCCCAGCTGCCCACCCCTTCTCAAGATGAATCTCGAGGCCCACCTGAAAGAATGCGAGCACATCAAGTGTCCACACTCTAAGTacgg GTGCACATTTATTGGGAATCAGGACACCTATGAGACACACTTAGAAACATGCCGCTTCGAGGGCCTGAAGGAGTTCCTGCAGCAGACCGATGACCGCTTCCACGAGATGCATGTGGCACTGGCCCAAAAGGACCAGGAGATTGCCTTCCTGCGTTCCATGCTGGGCAAACTCTCAGAGAAGATTGACCAGCTAGAGAAGAGCCTTGAGCTTAAGTTTG ATGTCCTGGATGAGAACCAGAGCAAGCTCAGCGAGGACCTCATGGAGTTCCGGAGGGACGCGTCCATGCTGAAC GATGAGCTGTCTCACATCAATGCACGGCTGAACATGGGTATCCTTGGAT CCTATGACCCTCAGCAGATCTTCAAGTGCAAAGGGACCTTTGTGGGACACCAGGGCCCTGTctggtgtctctgtgtctattcCATGGGTGACCTGCTCTTCAGTGGCTCTTCTGACAAGACAATCAAG GTATGGGACACGTGTACCACTTACAAGTGCCAAAAGACACTGGAAGGTCATGATGGTATTGTGCTGGCGCTCTGTATCCAGGG GTGCAAACTGTACAGTGGGTCTGCAGACTGCACCATCATT GTGTGGGACATCCAGACCCTACAGAAGGTGAACACTATCCGGGCCCACGACAACCCTGTATGCACACTGGTGTCTTCCCACAACATGCTCTTCAGTGGCTCCCTGAAAGCCATCAAG GTTTGGGACATCGTGGGCACTGAGCTAAAGTTGAAGAAAGAACTCACAGGCCTCAACCACTGGGTGCGGGCCCTGGTGGCAGCACAGAGCTATCTGTACAGTGGCTCTTACCAGACAATCAAG ATCTGGGACATTCGGACCCTTGACTGCATCCATGTCCTGCAGACATCTGGTGGCAGTGTGTATTCCATTGCTGTGACGAATCACCACATTGTCTGTGGCACCTATGAGAACCTCATTCAT GTGTGGGACATTGAATCCAAAGAGCAGGTTCGGACCCTCACAGGTCACGTGGGCACAGTGTATGCCCTGGCAGTCATTTCAACACCAGACCAGACCAAAGTCTTCAGTGCATCCTATGACCGGTCCCTCAGG GTCTGGAGTATGGACAACATGATCTGCACACAGACGCTGCTGCGCCATCAGGGCAGTGTAACTGCACTGGCTGTTTCCCGGGGCCGGCTCTTCTCAGGGGCTGTGGATAGCACCGTGAAG GTCTGGACATGCTAA
- the Traf7 gene encoding E3 ubiquitin-protein ligase TRAF7 isoform X5, whose protein sequence is METTFGPTFSTVTTITKADGTGTYKQHRRTPSSSSTLAYSPRDEEDGMPPINTPRRSDSAISVRSLHSESSMSLRSTFSLPEEEEEPEPLVFAEQPSVKLCCQLCCSVFKDPVITTCGHTFCRRCALKSEKCPVDNAKLTVVVNNIAVAEQIGELFIHCRHGCHAAGTGKPGVFEVDPRGCPFTIKLSARKDHESSCDYRPVRCPNNPSCPPLLKMNLEAHLKECEHIKCPHSKYGCTFIGNQDTYETHLETCRFEGLKEFLQQTDDRFHEMHVALAQKDQEIAFLRSMLGKLSEKIDQLEKSLELKFDVLDENQSKLSEDLMEFRRDASMLNDELSHINARLNMGILGSYDPQQIFKCKGTFVGHQGPVWCLCVYSMGDLLFSGSSDKTIKVWDTCTTYKCQKTLEGHDGIVLALCIQGCKLYSGSADCTIIVWDIQTLQKVNTIRAHDNPVCTLVSSHNMLFSGSLKAIKVWDIVGTELKLKKELTGLNHWVRALVAAQSYLYSGSYQTIKIWDIRTLDCIHVLQTSGGSVYSIAVTNHHIVCGTYENLIHVWDIESKEQVRTLTGHVGTVYALAVISTPDQTKVFSASYDRSLRVWSMDNMICTQTLLRHQGSVTALAVSRGRLFSGAVDSTVKVWTC, encoded by the exons CTGATGGGACTGGCACATACAAACAGCATCGCAGGACACCTTCCTCCTCTAGCACCCTTGCCTATTCGCCACGGGATGAGGAGGACGGCATG CCCCCCATCAACACTCCTCGCCGCTCTGACTCAGCCATCTCTGTCCGCTCCCTACACTCCGAGTCCAGCATGTCCCTGCGCTCCACGTTCTCGCtgcctgaggaggaggaggagccg GAGCCGTTGGTATTTGCCGAGCAGCCCTCGGTAAAGCTGTGCTGCCAGCTCTGCTGCAGTGTGTTCAAGGACCCTGTGATCACTACATGTGGG CACACCTTCTGCAGACGATGCGCCTTGAAGTCAG AGAAGTGTCCTGTGGACAATGCCAAGCTGACAGTAGTGGTGAACAACATTGCAGTCGCTGAGCAGATTGGAGAGCTCTTCATCCATTGTCGGCATGGCTGCCACGCAGCGGGCACTGGAAAGCCTGGGGTCTTTGAGGTAGACCCGAGGGGCTGCCCCTTCACCATCAAGCTTAGTGCCCGGAA ggaCCACGAGAGTAGTTGTGACTACAGGCCTGTGCGCTGCCCCAACAACCCCAGCTGCCCACCCCTTCTCAAGATGAATCTCGAGGCCCACCTGAAAGAATGCGAGCACATCAAGTGTCCACACTCTAAGTacgg GTGCACATTTATTGGGAATCAGGACACCTATGAGACACACTTAGAAACATGCCGCTTCGAGGGCCTGAAGGAGTTCCTGCAGCAGACCGATGACCGCTTCCACGAGATGCATGTGGCACTGGCCCAAAAGGACCAGGAGATTGCCTTCCTGCGTTCCATGCTGGGCAAACTCTCAGAGAAGATTGACCAGCTAGAGAAGAGCCTTGAGCTTAAGTTTG ATGTCCTGGATGAGAACCAGAGCAAGCTCAGCGAGGACCTCATGGAGTTCCGGAGGGACGCGTCCATGCTGAAC GATGAGCTGTCTCACATCAATGCACGGCTGAACATGGGTATCCTTGGAT CCTATGACCCTCAGCAGATCTTCAAGTGCAAAGGGACCTTTGTGGGACACCAGGGCCCTGTctggtgtctctgtgtctattcCATGGGTGACCTGCTCTTCAGTGGCTCTTCTGACAAGACAATCAAG GTATGGGACACGTGTACCACTTACAAGTGCCAAAAGACACTGGAAGGTCATGATGGTATTGTGCTGGCGCTCTGTATCCAGGG GTGCAAACTGTACAGTGGGTCTGCAGACTGCACCATCATT GTGTGGGACATCCAGACCCTACAGAAGGTGAACACTATCCGGGCCCACGACAACCCTGTATGCACACTGGTGTCTTCCCACAACATGCTCTTCAGTGGCTCCCTGAAAGCCATCAAG GTTTGGGACATCGTGGGCACTGAGCTAAAGTTGAAGAAAGAACTCACAGGCCTCAACCACTGGGTGCGGGCCCTGGTGGCAGCACAGAGCTATCTGTACAGTGGCTCTTACCAGACAATCAAG ATCTGGGACATTCGGACCCTTGACTGCATCCATGTCCTGCAGACATCTGGTGGCAGTGTGTATTCCATTGCTGTGACGAATCACCACATTGTCTGTGGCACCTATGAGAACCTCATTCAT GTGTGGGACATTGAATCCAAAGAGCAGGTTCGGACCCTCACAGGTCACGTGGGCACAGTGTATGCCCTGGCAGTCATTTCAACACCAGACCAGACCAAAGTCTTCAGTGCATCCTATGACCGGTCCCTCAGG GTCTGGAGTATGGACAACATGATCTGCACACAGACGCTGCTGCGCCATCAGGGCAGTGTAACTGCACTGGCTGTTTCCCGGGGCCGGCTCTTCTCAGGGGCTGTGGATAGCACCGTGAAG GTCTGGACATGCTAA